One region of Arthrobacter sp. StoSoilB22 genomic DNA includes:
- the rpsP gene encoding 30S ribosomal protein S16 has translation MAVKIRLKRFGKMRAPYYRIVVMDARAKRDGRAIEEIGKYHPTEEPSYIEVASERAQYWLSVGAQPTEQVAAILKITGDWQKFKGLPGQEGTLKTKAPKEAFVAPEKGSVIIPEAITKKAKKDEAEAPAEAEAETTEAE, from the coding sequence GTGGCCGTAAAGATTCGCCTTAAGCGCTTCGGTAAGATGCGCGCACCGTACTACCGCATCGTCGTCATGGATGCCCGCGCCAAGCGCGATGGCCGTGCCATTGAAGAAATCGGCAAGTACCACCCCACCGAAGAGCCGTCGTACATCGAGGTCGCTTCCGAGCGTGCCCAGTACTGGCTTTCCGTTGGTGCCCAGCCCACCGAGCAGGTTGCGGCGATCCTCAAGATCACCGGTGACTGGCAGAAGTTCAAGGGCCTGCCGGGCCAGGAAGGCACCCTGAAGACCAAAGCTCCGAAGGAAGCTTTCGTAGCCCCGGAGAAGGGTTCCGTTATCATTCCGGAAGCCATCACCAAGAAGGCCAAGAAGGACGAAGCCGAAGCTCCGGCCGAGGCTGAAGCAGAGACCACCGAGGCTGAGTAA
- a CDS encoding amidohydrolase family protein, whose amino-acid sequence MANIIEFSGPVLVSADEERQGLWSVDGTLTFQRPASAPDRVLDGWVLPGLVDAHCHVGLGVGGAVDEHATLAQAQADLDAGTLLIRDCGSPSDTRWVQQRSDLPRLIRSGRHIARSRRYLRGLGHEIEPAELVETVRKEARDGDGWVKLVGDWIDRDVGDLAVSFPARTVKDAISAAHDEGARVTAHCFAEDTIDDMLDANIDCIEHATGLLPRHLPRLVEQSVPIVPTLVNIATFPDIAAQAEPKFPKYADHMLRLWERRHERVLSAFEAGVSIYAGTDAGSVIRHGRIAEEMKELHDAGLPPAAVLNAASWGARAWLGAEGISEGASADVVLCSEDPRRQLRTMDELRHIVIRGNVVR is encoded by the coding sequence ATGGCCAACATCATCGAATTCAGTGGACCCGTGCTCGTCTCGGCGGACGAAGAGCGCCAGGGGCTATGGTCAGTGGACGGCACCTTGACGTTCCAGCGTCCCGCTTCTGCGCCGGACAGAGTGCTGGACGGTTGGGTCCTGCCGGGTTTGGTTGACGCTCACTGCCATGTCGGACTCGGTGTTGGAGGAGCCGTTGATGAGCACGCCACGCTGGCCCAAGCCCAAGCAGACCTCGACGCCGGGACGCTGTTAATCCGCGATTGCGGATCGCCCTCGGACACCCGCTGGGTACAGCAGCGATCGGACTTGCCCCGCTTGATCCGTTCAGGCCGGCATATTGCGCGGAGCCGGCGGTACCTCCGCGGCCTGGGGCATGAAATTGAGCCCGCTGAACTGGTTGAGACCGTACGAAAGGAAGCCCGGGACGGCGATGGCTGGGTGAAACTAGTGGGCGATTGGATAGATCGCGACGTCGGTGACCTCGCGGTTTCCTTCCCGGCCAGGACCGTGAAGGATGCCATCTCAGCGGCGCATGATGAAGGTGCCAGGGTCACGGCTCACTGTTTCGCTGAGGACACCATTGACGACATGCTCGATGCCAATATCGATTGCATTGAGCACGCTACCGGTCTCCTCCCGAGGCACCTTCCCCGCTTGGTGGAGCAGTCGGTGCCGATTGTTCCAACGTTGGTCAATATCGCTACCTTTCCCGATATTGCCGCGCAGGCAGAGCCAAAGTTTCCGAAGTACGCGGACCACATGCTGCGTCTGTGGGAGCGTCGCCATGAGCGTGTGTTGTCGGCCTTCGAAGCGGGGGTTTCGATCTATGCCGGGACTGATGCCGGCAGCGTCATCAGGCACGGCCGGATTGCGGAGGAGATGAAGGAACTGCACGACGCCGGCCTTCCGCCGGCGGCGGTCCTGAACGCCGCATCCTGGGGTGCCCGTGCGTGGCTGGGAGCCGAGGGCATCAGTGAAGGGGCCAGCGCCGACGTCGTGCTCTGCAGTGAGGATCCGCGGCGTCAGCTGCGGACTATGGACGAACTCCGGCACATCGTGATTCGAGGGAACGTCGTGCGTTAG
- a CDS encoding RNA-binding protein: protein MLAEALEHLVRGIVDSPEDVKVSAKNNRRGESLEVRVHQEDLGRVIGRQGRTARALRTVVAALAGGEQVRVDVVDTDRRR, encoded by the coding sequence TTGCTGGCAGAAGCGCTCGAGCACTTGGTCCGTGGGATCGTTGACAGCCCTGAGGATGTCAAGGTCAGTGCCAAGAACAACCGCCGCGGGGAATCCCTCGAGGTGCGAGTTCACCAGGAGGACCTCGGACGGGTGATCGGCCGACAGGGACGCACCGCGCGTGCATTGCGCACGGTGGTTGCAGCCCTGGCCGGTGGCGAGCAGGTCAGGGTCGACGTCGTCGACACCGACCGTCGCCGGTAA
- a CDS encoding VOC family protein produces MTSSSSQDLLPAELTMGTVMLKVGDMKVMSDYYQRALGLDVVAEQDGGLYLGRVGKPVVHLAPAAGLQIPGRGEAGLFHTAILFEDQPSLAATIATAAEYEPRAFAGSADHLVSEAFYFTDPEGNGIELYYDKPRDLWKWDGKNVVMDNVALPPQRFLQQHLSEAAVTGQRESAAGVGHVHLQVGDVETAQKFYVETLGFERTAGWHGQALFVSAGGYHHHMAMNVWNSRGAGPRKDTLGLGEVLIQVPGADDVAALADRLKVAGVQSHHTGAELRFDDPWRNKLRVTVR; encoded by the coding sequence ATGACCTCATCATCCAGCCAGGATCTTCTGCCTGCCGAACTCACCATGGGCACCGTCATGCTCAAGGTGGGCGACATGAAGGTCATGAGTGACTACTACCAGCGGGCCCTTGGCCTGGACGTGGTGGCCGAGCAAGACGGCGGGCTGTATTTGGGGCGTGTCGGCAAGCCGGTCGTCCACCTCGCTCCCGCGGCTGGCCTGCAGATTCCGGGTCGGGGCGAAGCCGGCCTGTTCCACACGGCCATTCTGTTCGAGGACCAGCCCTCATTGGCCGCCACCATTGCCACGGCAGCCGAATACGAACCCCGCGCGTTCGCAGGCAGCGCCGATCATTTGGTCAGTGAAGCGTTCTACTTCACCGACCCCGAAGGCAACGGCATTGAGCTGTACTACGACAAGCCCCGTGACCTCTGGAAGTGGGATGGCAAGAACGTTGTCATGGACAACGTTGCTCTCCCGCCGCAGCGATTCCTGCAGCAGCACCTGAGTGAAGCTGCCGTGACCGGGCAGCGTGAGTCGGCGGCCGGCGTCGGGCACGTTCACCTGCAGGTGGGTGACGTGGAGACCGCGCAAAAGTTCTACGTTGAAACCCTGGGCTTCGAGCGCACCGCAGGCTGGCACGGCCAGGCGCTTTTCGTCTCCGCGGGCGGCTACCACCACCACATGGCCATGAACGTCTGGAACAGCCGTGGAGCGGGCCCGCGAAAGGACACGCTGGGCCTGGGGGAGGTCCTGATTCAAGTCCCCGGCGCCGATGACGTGGCCGCGCTTGCTGATCGCCTCAAGGTTGCCGGTGTGCAGAGCCACCATACCGGTGCCGAGCTGCGCTTTGATGATCCTTGGCGGAACAAGCTGCGCGTCACCGTGCGCTGA